From Lagenorhynchus albirostris chromosome 15, mLagAlb1.1, whole genome shotgun sequence, one genomic window encodes:
- the FLYWCH1 gene encoding FLYWCH-type zinc finger-containing protein 1 isoform X6, producing the protein MKSAQRSDGICPRSPTQQVSANDGCWWTVMVVLTLVYEDVIPAAPTKPTEFSELVLLTASTENGDGVDSQPKAVHCVLSLEMSGPDTLAGTPQILPVEEQQGAVQPSPQAQELKHSKPDTAAPQPLEFLRTPFGGRLLVLESFLYKQEKAVGDKVYWKCREHTELGCRGRAITRGLRATVMRGHCHPPDEEGLEARRQRQKLPSPALPEGLGDPQGPGGRVEEPLEGVGPWLCPEEPEPAPGPVLSKPAPEEDEGLRALSLLSLPPKKRPTLGTGGPPPLEFLRTCYGGSFLVHESFLYKREKAVGDKVYWTCRDHTLHGCRSRAITQGQRVTIMRGHCHPPDVEGLEARRQQEKAMELLRARPGGPGGQVDKVLQGVDSLFYRRGPGPLTLTRPRPRKRSKAKDQDLLAQPQGEEDQDEDLGGPEFLRTPLGGSFLVYESFLYRREKAAGEKVYWTCRDQARMRCRSRAITQGKRVTVMRGHCHPPDLGGLEALRQREKRPGTAQRGSSGGPEFLRTPLGGSFLVYESFLYRREKAAGEKVYWTCRDQARMRCRSRAITQGQRVMVMRRHCHPPDLGGLEALRQREQLPSPAQREGSETLQPLEFLRTSLGGRFLVYESFLYRKEKAAGEKVYWMCRDQARLGCRSRAITQGQRVTVMRSHCHLPDLAGLEALRQRERLPSTAQQEDPEKTKLLPEVQLCFETCAPESQQSYG; encoded by the exons ATGTCATCCCTGCAGCCCCCACGAAGCCCACGGAGTTCTCCGAACTGGTCCTACTGACAGCCTCCACTGAGAATGGGGATGGAGTGGACTCCCAGCCCAAAGCAGTGCACTGTGTCCTGTCCTTGGAGATGTCTGGCCCTGACACCCTGGCTGGGACCCCCCAGATCCTGCCAGTAGAGGAACAGCAGGGGGCAGTCCAACCAAGCCCCCAGGCCCAGGAACTGAAACACAGCAAGCCAGACACAG cagccccccagcccctggagttCCTGAGGACCCCATTTGGGGGCCGCCTGCTGGTGCTGGAGTCCTTCCTGTACAAGCAGGAGAAGGCTGTGGGGGACAAGGTATACTGGAAGTGCCGCGAGCACACCGAGCTGGGCTGCCGGGGCCGGGCCATCACCCGTGGCCTAAGGGCCACGGTGATGCGGGGCCACTGCCACCCGCCCGATGAGGAGGGCCTGGAGGCCCGGCGCCAGAGACAGaagctgcccagcccagccctgcccgaAGGCTTGGGGGATCCCCAGGGCCCCGGCGGCCGAGTGGAGGAGCCCCTGGAGGGGGTGGGCCCGTGGCTGTGCCCCGAGGAGCCGGAGCCGGCCCCGGGGCCAGTGCTGAGCAAGCCAGCTCCCGAGGAGGATGAGGGGCTCCGAGCCCTGTCGCTGCTGAGCTTGCCTCCCAAGAAACGCCCGACGCTGGGGACCG GAGGGCCCCCGCCCCTGGAGTTCCTGAGAACCTGCTACGGGGGCAGCTTCCTGGTGCACGAGTCCTTCCTCTACAAGCGGGAGAAGGCTGTGGGGGACAAGGTGTACTGGACGTGCCGGGACCACACGCTGCATGGCTGCCGCAGCCGGGCCATCACACAGGGCCAGCGGGTGACTATCATGCGTGGCCACTGCCACCCGCCTGACGTGGAGGGTCTGGAGGCCCGGCGGCAGCAGGAGAAGGCCATGGAGTTGCTGCGGGCCAGGCCGGGCGGCCCCGGGGGCCAAGTGGACAAGGTGCTCCAAGGCGTGGACAGCCTGTTCTACCGCAGGGGGCCGGGCCCCCTGACTCTCACCAGGCCCCGGCCCAGAAAGCGGTCAAAGGCCAAAGATCAGGACCTCCTGGCCCAGCCGCAAGGCGAGGAGGACCAGGACGAGGACCTGG GAGGCCCTGAGTTCCTGAGGACCCCTCTGGGGGGCAGCTTCCTGGTGTACGAGTCCTTCCTCTACAGGCGGGAGAAGGCGGCCGGGGAGAAGGTGTACTGGACGTGCCGGGACCAGGCCCGCATGCGCTGCCGCAGCCGAGCCATCACCCAAGGCAAGCGGGTGACAGTGATGCGAGGCCACTGCCACCCGCCCGACCTGGGGGGCTTGGAGGCCCTGCGGCAGCGAGAGAAACGCCCTGGCACGGCTCAGCGAGGGAGCTCTG GAGGCCCTGAGTTCCTGAGGACCCCTCTGGGGGGCAGCTTCCTGGTGTACGAGTCCTTCCTCTACAGGCGGGAGAAGGCGGCCGGGGAGAAGGTGTACTGGACGTGCCGGGACCAGGCCCGCATGCGCTGCCGCAGCCGAGCCATCACCCAGGGCCAGCGGGTCATGGTGATGCGCAGACACTGCCATCCGCCCGACCTGGGGGGCCTGGAGGCCCTGAGGCAGCGGGAGcagctccccagcccagcccagagggAAGGCTCAG AAACCCTCCAGCCCCTGGAGTTCCTGAGGACCTCTCTCGGGGGCAGGTTCCTGGTGTACGAGTCCTTCCTCTACAGGAAGGAGAAGGCGGCCGGGGAGAAGGTATACTGGATGTGCCGGGACCAGGCCCGCTTGGGCTGCCGCAGCCGGGCCATCACCCAGGGCCAGCGGGTGACCGTCATGCGCAGCCACTGCCACCTGCCTGACCTGGCGGGCCTGGAGGCCCTGAGGCAGCGGGAGCGGCTCCCCAGCACAGCCCAGCAGGAAGACCCAG AAAAGACAAAACTTCTGCCTGAAGTTCAACTGTGCTTCGAGACTTGTGCTCCTGAAAGCCAACAGAGCTATGGGTAA